In Reichenbachiella agarivorans, one genomic interval encodes:
- the mnmE gene encoding tRNA uridine-5-carboxymethylaminomethyl(34) synthesis GTPase MnmE produces MHMNDTIVALATAPGVGAIAVIRLSGTESIRIAATCFDGKDLLTQKTHTIHFGNIKDGDEIVDEVLISLFKNPNSFTKEDSVEISCHGSQYIINRILQLMIKQGARLAMPGEFTQRAYLNGRFDLAQAEAVADLIASENESSHAAALNQMRGGISKEIKALREKLVHFASMIELELDFSEEDVEFASREELKELIKGIDQVLVKLIDSFQLGNVIKNGVPVVIVGKPNAGKSTLLNALLEEEKAIVSDIAGTTRDTIEDEINIGGVKFRFIDTAGLRETTDQIEAIGVARAEQKMTEASLIMYLFDLSTEGLDIILDQEQKLIEKGKPYILVGNKRDKVESEPTELLENEHYISIAAKQEVGVIELKNMIFAKSQMSNFKTGNVVVTNARHHQSLINTQNALHDVVRGIDNQITNDFLAQDIRHSLYYLGEITGEISTDDLLDNIFSKFCIGK; encoded by the coding sequence ATGCACATGAATGATACGATAGTGGCGCTGGCTACAGCGCCGGGAGTTGGAGCGATAGCAGTAATTAGACTTTCTGGAACCGAGAGCATCAGGATAGCTGCGACCTGTTTTGATGGCAAAGATTTGTTGACTCAAAAAACGCATACAATCCATTTTGGGAACATCAAGGATGGTGATGAAATCGTCGATGAAGTGTTGATTTCCTTGTTCAAAAACCCAAACTCCTTCACCAAGGAAGACAGTGTCGAAATTTCATGTCATGGCTCACAGTATATCATCAACCGCATCCTGCAACTGATGATCAAACAAGGAGCAAGGCTGGCCATGCCAGGTGAGTTTACACAGCGAGCATACCTCAACGGTCGCTTTGACCTAGCACAAGCCGAAGCAGTAGCTGATTTGATCGCCTCCGAAAATGAATCTTCTCACGCGGCAGCTCTCAACCAGATGCGTGGTGGCATCTCCAAAGAAATCAAAGCCCTGCGTGAAAAACTGGTGCATTTCGCCTCCATGATCGAGCTCGAACTGGATTTCTCTGAAGAGGATGTGGAGTTTGCCAGCAGAGAGGAGCTCAAAGAACTGATCAAAGGGATTGATCAAGTATTGGTCAAGCTGATCGATAGTTTCCAACTTGGCAATGTGATCAAAAATGGGGTGCCTGTGGTGATCGTAGGGAAGCCCAATGCAGGCAAATCTACCTTGCTCAATGCGCTACTCGAAGAGGAAAAAGCCATCGTATCGGATATCGCCGGTACGACACGAGATACCATCGAGGACGAGATCAACATTGGAGGAGTGAAGTTCCGCTTCATCGATACGGCGGGACTCAGAGAGACCACCGATCAAATCGAAGCTATAGGCGTGGCCCGTGCAGAACAAAAAATGACAGAGGCATCTTTGATCATGTATCTTTTTGATCTTTCGACCGAAGGACTGGATATCATCTTGGATCAAGAACAAAAGCTCATCGAGAAGGGTAAGCCTTACATCCTTGTCGGTAACAAGCGGGACAAAGTGGAGTCAGAACCTACAGAGCTATTAGAAAACGAACATTACATATCTATAGCTGCTAAGCAGGAGGTAGGAGTCATAGAACTCAAAAATATGATATTTGCCAAGAGCCAAATGTCAAACTTCAAGACGGGCAATGTCGTCGTGACAAACGCTCGCCACCACCAGTCGCTCATCAATACCCAAAACGCACTGCACGATGTAGTGCGCGGGATCGACAACCAGATCACCAATGATTTTCTTGCTCAGGACATCCGACACTCGCTCTACTACCTAGGTGAGATCACAGGAGAGATATCGACTGATGATTTGCTAGATAATATATTTAGCAAGTTTTGTATCGGAAAGTAA
- the thiL gene encoding thiamine-phosphate kinase: protein MSQEEKRTEIGEIGEFGLIDRIAESFKTVNTSTLIGIGDDAAVIDAGEHVKLVSTDMLVEGVHFDLSYMPLEHLGYKAVAVNVSDIAAMNGIPKQITIGLGLSNRFSVEAVESFYRGVKFACEDYAVDLIGGDTTSSPRGLIVSVTVIGEAAKEKVTYRKNAEVNDIICVTGDFGGALMGLQVLEREKEVFKVNPDMQPDISEYEYLVKRQLKPAARMDVIYELADAGVIPTSMIDVSDGLASELFHIAKQSDVGITIYEDKLPFDELTYRTAVEFNLDPVTCALNGGEDYELLFTISQSDFDKIKNLPDVTTIGFVDKKESGHKLITKTGKTVPLTAQGWKHF from the coding sequence ATGTCACAAGAAGAGAAAAGAACCGAAATAGGAGAAATAGGAGAGTTTGGATTGATCGATCGTATCGCTGAATCATTCAAAACAGTCAATACTAGTACACTCATTGGGATTGGCGATGACGCTGCGGTCATAGATGCAGGTGAGCATGTCAAACTGGTGTCAACTGACATGTTGGTCGAAGGGGTTCATTTTGACCTTTCATATATGCCATTGGAGCATTTGGGCTACAAAGCTGTGGCAGTCAATGTATCGGATATCGCAGCGATGAATGGTATCCCTAAGCAAATCACCATAGGGTTGGGATTGAGTAACCGGTTTTCAGTGGAGGCTGTGGAGTCCTTTTATAGAGGAGTCAAATTTGCCTGTGAAGATTATGCTGTAGATTTGATCGGAGGAGATACGACTTCTTCGCCAAGAGGATTGATTGTCTCTGTGACGGTCATTGGAGAGGCTGCAAAAGAGAAAGTGACCTATCGCAAGAATGCGGAAGTCAATGATATTATCTGTGTGACGGGTGATTTTGGCGGTGCACTCATGGGTCTACAGGTGTTGGAGAGAGAAAAGGAAGTGTTTAAAGTCAATCCTGATATGCAACCTGATATATCGGAGTATGAATACCTGGTGAAACGACAATTGAAACCTGCTGCTAGAATGGATGTGATATACGAGTTGGCTGATGCGGGAGTGATACCAACCTCGATGATAGATGTGTCGGATGGTCTGGCATCTGAACTATTTCATATCGCCAAGCAATCTGACGTAGGTATCACCATCTATGAAGACAAGTTGCCATTTGATGAATTGACATACAGGACTGCGGTAGAGTTTAATCTGGATCCAGTGACCTGTGCGCTCAATGGAGGGGAAGATTACGAGCTTTTGTTTACAATCAGTCAATCGGATTTTGACAAAATTAAGAATCTGCCTGATGTCACCACAATTGGTTTTGTTGACAAAAAGGAAAGTGGGCATAAGCTGATCACCAAAACTGGAAAGACTGTGCCTCTCACTGCACAAGGGTGGAAGCATTTTTAG
- a CDS encoding FKBP-type peptidyl-prolyl cis-trans isomerase has protein sequence MQKRKMIAGIMVVLAMVTFGCIEESDFEKQQKQSDKEISNYLKENNINAEKSAYGLYYEVLTTNTSGATPKSGDVMLVRYHIKTLDGDSLESILDDTVSFKFNWNSIIPEGINYGISVMKVGEKIRFYLPSYTAYNGFSPEDRAFAPYSNFIVEMELVDAQSESDVFENEIEQIQAYISDQNLDDVIPSSSGLYFKTLEAGDGDTPDTYSQVTLNFKRRYLDGTLIQETTAGKPLVVNMGSDQLVEGFHQGVMKMKKGEKALLIMPSDIAFGSSVQVIPSNLREELFDLGYITTNVRPYSPVLYEVELLDIK, from the coding sequence ATGCAAAAAAGAAAAATGATAGCAGGGATTATGGTAGTACTTGCTATGGTAACATTTGGATGTATCGAAGAATCCGACTTTGAAAAACAACAGAAACAAAGTGACAAAGAAATCAGTAACTATCTCAAAGAAAACAACATCAACGCAGAAAAATCAGCCTACGGGTTGTACTACGAGGTATTGACAACCAATACCAGTGGCGCAACACCCAAATCAGGTGATGTAATGTTGGTGAGGTACCACATCAAAACGTTGGATGGTGACAGTCTGGAAAGTATATTAGATGATACAGTTAGTTTTAAATTCAACTGGAACTCCATCATCCCAGAGGGTATCAACTACGGTATCAGTGTCATGAAAGTAGGCGAAAAGATAAGGTTTTATCTACCATCCTATACTGCCTACAACGGCTTCTCGCCAGAGGATAGGGCGTTTGCACCATACAGCAACTTCATTGTAGAGATGGAGCTCGTTGATGCGCAATCAGAGAGCGATGTGTTCGAAAATGAAATTGAGCAGATTCAGGCATACATCTCAGATCAAAATCTCGACGATGTGATTCCCTCCTCTTCGGGTCTCTATTTCAAAACCTTAGAAGCAGGAGATGGAGATACTCCCGATACCTACAGTCAGGTAACGCTCAATTTCAAGCGCAGATACCTAGATGGGACATTGATCCAGGAGACCACAGCGGGCAAACCTCTGGTTGTAAACATGGGAAGTGATCAGTTGGTAGAAGGTTTTCACCAGGGAGTAATGAAAATGAAAAAAGGTGAAAAGGCATTGCTTATTATGCCTTCGGATATCGCATTTGGCAGCAGTGTTCAAGTCATACCAAGCAACTTGCGTGAGGAACTTTTCGATTTGGGGTATATCACTACCAATGTACGACCCTACTCACCAGTACTCTATGAGGTAGAGTTGTTGGATATCAAGTAG
- the hsdR gene encoding EcoAI/FtnUII family type I restriction enzme subunit R: MLDKKKLSERDICTKYINPAIQKAGWDMKRQVREEVSFTDGRIIVQGKIHTRGKQKRADYILYAKDAEPIAVIEAKDNNKPIGSGMQQALEYAEILQIPFVFTSNGDSFVFHDKTLSEGQLESEIALEEFPSPSVLWEKYLAYKGIVTPEARKIVEQEYYPDDSGMKPRYYQQNAINRTVEAVAKGQDRVILVMATGTGKTYTAFNIIWRLWKAGVKKRILFLADRNALLTQTKNGDFSPFGNDIMHIIKNRKIDKSYQIYFALYQGLTGNEETKNAYKEFSKDFFDLIVIDECHRGSASEASAWREILDHFESATQIGLTATPKETKDVSNMEYFGEPVYTYSLKQGIEDGFLAPYKVVRITTTIDEGWRPTAGLRDKYGNEIQDRIYNLKDYDRKLAVDERTQLVAQKITAYLKATDRFAKTIVFCIDIDHANRMRQALINENADMVAKHPNFVVKITGDDEVGKRELDNFTDVEERFPVIATTSKMLTTGIDTKMVKLVVLEANIGSMTEFKQIIGRGTRIREADGKVYFTIMDFRKATNLFADPDFDGDPVQIYEPSPTEPVVPPEEETDIENEVGDTTAHPPPGGVGIDIVGGDESEPKKYYVNQIPVSIAHERVQYYGSDGKLITESLKDYTKKNVNNEFASLDDFIQRWNSSEKKEELIKELAEQGVLIEALREEVGQDMDAFDLICHVAFDQPALTRKERASAVRKRNYFTKYGAVAQKVLESLLAKYEDEGITSIEQGTILKVKPLNKLGSPVELVRAFGKKKDFVDAVVELEREIYNTGA; the protein is encoded by the coding sequence ATGTTAGACAAGAAGAAGCTGTCTGAAAGAGACATTTGCACCAAGTATATTAATCCTGCCATCCAAAAGGCTGGATGGGATATGAAACGTCAAGTGCGTGAAGAGGTGTCCTTTACCGATGGGCGAATCATTGTCCAAGGTAAAATCCATACGCGAGGCAAGCAGAAGAGAGCCGATTATATTCTCTATGCCAAAGATGCTGAACCCATAGCGGTCATAGAGGCAAAGGATAACAACAAACCAATAGGTTCTGGAATGCAACAGGCATTGGAATATGCCGAGATACTACAAATTCCCTTTGTGTTTACTTCCAATGGAGATTCATTTGTGTTTCATGACAAGACGCTATCAGAAGGTCAGTTGGAATCTGAAATAGCATTGGAGGAGTTTCCATCCCCTTCAGTACTTTGGGAAAAGTATTTGGCCTATAAGGGTATAGTGACACCTGAGGCAAGAAAGATAGTTGAACAAGAATACTATCCTGATGACAGTGGCATGAAACCACGCTATTATCAGCAAAACGCCATCAATAGAACAGTGGAGGCTGTAGCCAAAGGCCAAGACAGGGTTATCCTGGTGATGGCTACTGGGACAGGCAAGACCTATACGGCATTCAATATCATCTGGAGACTTTGGAAAGCGGGTGTCAAGAAAAGAATTCTATTTCTGGCGGATAGAAATGCATTGTTGACGCAAACCAAGAACGGGGACTTTTCACCCTTTGGGAACGATATCATGCATATCATTAAGAATCGCAAAATCGATAAGTCCTATCAGATCTATTTTGCCTTGTATCAGGGGTTGACAGGAAATGAAGAAACTAAGAATGCATACAAAGAATTTAGCAAAGACTTTTTTGATCTGATCGTCATAGATGAGTGTCACAGAGGCAGTGCTTCTGAAGCCTCTGCATGGCGTGAAATCTTAGATCATTTTGAGTCTGCTACTCAGATAGGATTGACTGCTACTCCCAAGGAAACCAAGGATGTATCTAACATGGAGTACTTTGGTGAACCTGTCTATACTTATTCACTCAAGCAAGGTATCGAGGATGGTTTTCTAGCACCATACAAAGTGGTAAGAATCACAACAACAATCGATGAAGGTTGGAGGCCAACGGCTGGATTGAGGGATAAATATGGCAATGAGATACAGGACAGAATTTACAACCTCAAAGACTATGATAGGAAACTGGCAGTCGATGAGCGCACCCAATTGGTCGCTCAGAAAATCACGGCGTATCTAAAAGCTACAGATCGATTTGCCAAAACCATTGTTTTCTGCATAGACATAGATCACGCCAACCGCATGAGGCAAGCTCTCATCAATGAGAATGCCGACATGGTAGCCAAACATCCCAACTTCGTAGTGAAGATCACGGGTGACGATGAAGTAGGCAAACGGGAGCTGGACAATTTTACAGATGTGGAAGAGCGGTTTCCAGTGATTGCCACCACCTCCAAGATGCTTACTACGGGTATTGATACCAAAATGGTCAAACTGGTCGTACTGGAAGCCAATATTGGCTCTATGACCGAGTTCAAGCAAATCATCGGTAGGGGAACAAGAATCAGAGAAGCAGATGGCAAAGTGTACTTTACCATTATGGATTTTAGGAAAGCAACCAATCTGTTTGCTGATCCAGATTTTGACGGTGATCCTGTTCAAATCTATGAACCGTCACCAACAGAACCTGTGGTGCCTCCAGAGGAAGAGACAGATATAGAAAATGAAGTAGGTGACACGACTGCACACCCACCTCCTGGTGGTGTAGGTATTGATATAGTGGGTGGGGATGAATCTGAACCGAAGAAGTATTACGTCAATCAAATTCCTGTTTCGATTGCACACGAAAGGGTTCAGTACTATGGTTCGGATGGGAAATTAATCACTGAATCGCTCAAGGACTACACCAAGAAGAACGTAAACAATGAATTTGCTTCGTTGGATGATTTTATACAGCGGTGGAATAGTTCTGAGAAAAAGGAAGAATTGATCAAAGAACTAGCCGAACAAGGCGTTTTGATAGAGGCATTGAGAGAAGAGGTGGGGCAAGACATGGATGCGTTTGATCTCATCTGTCATGTGGCCTTTGATCAACCAGCACTCACACGTAAGGAAAGAGCCAGTGCGGTCAGGAAAAGGAATTACTTCACCAAGTATGGAGCGGTGGCCCAAAAGGTCTTAGAAAGTCTCTTAGCCAAATATGAAGATGAGGGCATCACGTCCATCGAACAAGGAACAATCCTGAAAGTCAAACCCTTAAACAAATTGGGCTCTCCGGTAGAATTGGTCAGGGCCTTTGGAAAGAAAAAGGATTTTGTGGATGCAGTGGTAGAATTGGAACGCGAGATTTATAATACAGGTGCATAA
- a CDS encoding HesB/IscA family protein translates to MLKVSEKALARIVQLKQSEGHPESHNLRVAVKGGGCSGLMYDLSFDDKITEKDDVFEDNGVKVIVDKKSLFYLLDTTLDFSDGLNGKGFQFINPNATRTCGCGESFAV, encoded by the coding sequence ATGTTGAAAGTATCAGAAAAAGCACTTGCCAGAATCGTGCAGTTGAAACAAAGCGAAGGTCATCCCGAATCACACAACTTGAGAGTTGCTGTCAAAGGAGGAGGATGCTCTGGACTGATGTACGACCTCTCATTCGATGACAAAATCACCGAAAAGGACGATGTATTTGAAGACAATGGCGTAAAAGTCATCGTAGACAAAAAGAGCCTCTTCTATCTACTCGATACCACGCTAGACTTCTCAGACGGCCTAAACGGCAAAGGATTTCAGTTCATCAATCCTAATGCCACCCGTACTTGCGGATGTGGAGAAAGCTTCGCTGTTTAA
- the mce gene encoding methylmalonyl-CoA epimerase: MKLEHIGIAVKNLSSSNELFEKLFGQAAYKFECVESEGVETSFFQLGASKIELLQASDPKSAVSKFIEKRGEGIHHLAFEVEDIEQEIARLKSEGFEFVQEQPKLGADHKIVCFLHPKTTNGVLVELCQEIKE, from the coding sequence ATGAAATTAGAGCACATCGGTATTGCAGTCAAAAATCTTTCTTCCTCCAATGAGTTGTTTGAAAAGTTGTTTGGGCAAGCTGCGTATAAATTTGAATGTGTAGAGTCAGAAGGTGTCGAAACATCTTTTTTTCAGCTAGGAGCGTCAAAGATAGAGCTACTACAAGCTAGTGATCCAAAGAGTGCAGTCTCCAAATTCATAGAAAAGCGAGGAGAGGGAATTCACCATTTGGCCTTTGAGGTGGAGGATATCGAACAGGAGATCGCTCGGCTTAAATCCGAAGGTTTTGAATTTGTACAAGAGCAGCCTAAACTAGGTGCTGACCATAAAATCGTGTGTTTTCTGCACCCCAAGACTACCAACGGAGTTTTGGTAGAATTATGTCAAGAAATCAAAGAGTAA
- a CDS encoding deoxycytidylate deaminase, producing the protein MEKPAFEDIFMELAVNLAKRSHCIKRHVGAVLVKDTRIISIGYNGPPSGTHNCDEEFPETGCAQDSKGSCSLAIHAEQNAILYAVKNNASVDGSTLYVTLSPCLSCARIIYSMGIKEVVYLKSYAEYKGLEMDEGVEFLETFGVKCHKYKGEIVHITSMI; encoded by the coding sequence ATGGAAAAGCCTGCTTTTGAAGATATATTTATGGAACTAGCTGTAAACCTAGCTAAGCGATCGCACTGCATCAAACGCCATGTAGGAGCAGTACTCGTGAAGGATACACGCATTATATCTATTGGCTACAATGGCCCTCCATCTGGCACTCACAACTGTGATGAGGAATTTCCTGAGACGGGTTGTGCGCAAGACTCCAAGGGGAGCTGCTCTTTGGCAATACATGCCGAGCAAAATGCCATATTGTATGCAGTCAAGAATAATGCATCGGTAGATGGATCGACGCTCTATGTGACACTTTCGCCGTGCTTGTCTTGCGCCAGAATTATCTACTCGATGGGGATCAAAGAAGTGGTCTATTTGAAATCTTATGCAGAGTATAAGGGACTGGAGATGGATGAAGGAGTCGAGTTCTTGGAGACCTTTGGAGTGAAGTGTCACAAGTACAAGGGAGAGATTGTACATATCACTTCCATGATATAA
- a CDS encoding class I SAM-dependent DNA methyltransferase, with amino-acid sequence MSTITTNIKGIRDIMRKDTGVDGDAQRISQMVWMLFMKIFADKEEEWEITIDNYESPLPESLKWSSWAADEEGLTGEELMTFINNELFPTLKELDIVSNPQAKIIRSVFEDTYNYMKNGTLFRQVINEINKIDFNSTNERHLFNDLYETILKELQSAGSSGEYYTPRAVTQFMVDTIDPQLKETVLDPACGTGGFLTCAIDHKKSLVKNQKDEAALQATIRGIEKKPLPHLLCTTNLMLHGFDVPAVRRDNLLSKPYADWGSKDKVDIILTNPPFGGVEEDGTETNFPQKFRTKETADLFLALIIRLLKDGGRCAVVLPDGTLFGEGVKTRIKEELMERCNLHTIVRLPNGVFNPYTSIKTNVLFFEKGTPTKDVWYFEHPYPTGVKSYNKGKPIHIKEFDLEKAWWTDRENEKYSQYAWKVSAQEIKDRGYNLDIKNPHQASDDLDKPEVILEKYSATTEKVNSIQEEIIRVLTEALK; translated from the coding sequence ATGAGCACAATCACAACAAACATAAAAGGCATCCGTGACATCATGCGGAAGGATACAGGGGTGGATGGAGATGCACAGCGCATCTCTCAAATGGTCTGGATGCTATTCATGAAGATATTTGCTGACAAGGAGGAGGAGTGGGAGATCACGATTGACAACTATGAAAGCCCCTTGCCCGAATCGCTCAAGTGGTCTAGCTGGGCAGCGGATGAAGAGGGACTCACAGGCGAAGAACTCATGACCTTCATCAACAATGAACTGTTCCCAACGCTGAAGGAATTGGATATTGTTTCCAATCCGCAAGCCAAAATCATCCGATCTGTATTTGAGGATACCTACAACTACATGAAGAACGGAACACTGTTTCGTCAGGTAATCAATGAGATCAACAAGATTGATTTCAACAGTACCAATGAGCGGCATTTGTTCAATGATCTGTACGAGACCATTCTGAAAGAACTGCAAAGTGCGGGCTCGTCGGGCGAATACTACACACCTAGGGCTGTCACGCAGTTTATGGTGGATACCATTGACCCACAATTGAAAGAAACTGTACTTGATCCCGCTTGTGGTACTGGAGGCTTTTTGACTTGTGCCATCGATCACAAGAAGTCTCTGGTAAAGAACCAAAAGGATGAAGCAGCCCTACAAGCAACCATCCGAGGGATAGAAAAGAAGCCCTTGCCTCACTTGCTTTGCACGACCAATTTGATGCTGCATGGCTTTGATGTACCTGCGGTACGTAGGGACAATTTGCTCAGCAAACCCTATGCGGATTGGGGCAGCAAAGACAAGGTAGATATCATCTTGACGAACCCTCCATTTGGTGGCGTGGAAGAAGATGGTACAGAGACCAACTTTCCACAGAAGTTCAGAACCAAAGAGACCGCCGATCTTTTCCTGGCCTTGATCATTCGCTTGCTCAAAGACGGGGGACGCTGTGCAGTGGTCTTGCCAGACGGTACTTTGTTTGGTGAGGGGGTCAAGACACGGATCAAGGAAGAGCTGATGGAGCGATGCAATCTCCATACCATCGTGCGCTTGCCCAATGGCGTGTTCAATCCTTATACCAGTATCAAAACCAACGTGCTGTTCTTCGAGAAGGGAACACCCACCAAAGACGTGTGGTACTTCGAGCACCCATACCCAACAGGTGTCAAGAGCTACAACAAAGGAAAACCGATTCATATCAAAGAGTTTGATCTGGAAAAAGCATGGTGGACAGATCGTGAAAACGAAAAGTACAGCCAATATGCATGGAAGGTCTCCGCACAAGAGATCAAAGACCGAGGCTACAACCTAGACATCAAGAACCCACACCAAGCGAGTGATGACCTGGACAAACCTGAAGTGATCTTGGAAAAATACAGCGCGACTACTGAGAAGGTAAACAGCATACAAGAGGAGATCATCCGAGTACTAACCGAGGCTTTGAAATAA
- a CDS encoding PepSY domain-containing protein, producing the protein MASHQWCTADAPGMSTSIVAFPRTVFTSKHHYAVFVKGQTPLTERLVKPALIEQNWRVGRILWTVFDLITIVVLISGLYLWVAVEKHNQLKSRDLRS; encoded by the coding sequence ATGGCCTCTCATCAATGGTGTACTGCGGATGCTCCCGGCATGTCGACATCCATTGTTGCATTTCCTAGAACGGTATTTACGAGCAAGCATCATTATGCTGTATTTGTCAAAGGTCAGACACCATTGACCGAAAGGCTCGTCAAACCCGCTCTCATCGAGCAAAACTGGCGAGTTGGCCGAATACTTTGGACCGTTTTTGACCTCATCACCATCGTGGTATTGATTAGTGGATTGTATCTGTGGGTGGCCGTAGAAAAGCACAATCAACTCAAATCAAGAGACTTGAGGAGCTAG